Proteins encoded in a region of the Paramagnetospirillum magneticum AMB-1 genome:
- a CDS encoding GumC family protein, with amino-acid sequence MNEIYPVRPISNASATRTDGFNIDLRQQIRVLWRRRFLVFAVAGGVFIATWLFLMLLTPIYAGMASVMIDTRKTRVLDLKEVITTSQPQLTTVLSEVEVIRSRNVAERVAASLDLYKDPEFNPSLRPAKSGVAAALNSLMSWLSAPKQQDLGPEEAERAMRAGVVTTLVGRVTAVPVPQSMVINVSVRSEDAAKAAQLTNALAEQYVLDQLNSKFEATRSASVWLNQRLEDLRNAVAQSERAVAQYRGSSGLIDSKGVLPTHQQLAELNTQLIQTQGRRSELQAKVARLETLIRSNRGAEAADEMIESPLIQRLREQETTLMREISDMSTRYGDMHPKMIKGVAELNELRAKINVEISKLSQGIHNEYNVVRARESALLDRIRQLEGTVKEQNRSEVHLRELEREAQANRILYENFLSRFKETSEQEQVQQPDARIISRAVRPYSPAFPRKGLIQLAMTVVGLLLGTILALVLERLDNTFRTREELEDVTGLPAIGMIPFVDKKPVAKYLIDRPTSAFAEALRGLWISLCHSDPNSSPRVVAITSSFPGEGKSMTALSLARTVALLGSRVVLVDCDLRRSSVAKLLEIQPEHCLDDVLGGKVELRAAVLRDQSSDLDILPARNMDRAPLDMLNSAVMENLLHTLRGIYDLVILDCPPVIPVAEAQVLGRLADKTVFCVLWDQTPREAVVNALRQLRDVQVSLAGAMLTKVHLKKHARYGYGDIGYYYGRYKGYYAD; translated from the coding sequence ATGAACGAAATTTATCCCGTTCGCCCGATCTCCAATGCGTCTGCGACGCGGACGGACGGTTTCAATATTGATCTCAGGCAACAAATACGTGTGCTGTGGCGCCGCCGCTTTCTGGTGTTCGCCGTGGCGGGCGGCGTGTTCATCGCCACCTGGCTGTTCCTGATGCTGCTGACGCCGATCTATGCCGGCATGGCCAGCGTGATGATCGACACCCGCAAGACCCGGGTGCTGGACCTCAAGGAGGTCATCACCACATCGCAGCCGCAACTGACCACCGTCCTGTCCGAGGTCGAGGTGATCCGCTCGCGGAATGTGGCCGAACGGGTGGCCGCCTCCCTGGATCTGTACAAGGACCCGGAGTTCAACCCGTCGCTTCGCCCCGCCAAAAGCGGTGTGGCCGCCGCGCTGAACAGCCTGATGTCCTGGCTGAGCGCGCCCAAGCAGCAGGACCTCGGTCCCGAGGAGGCCGAACGCGCCATGCGGGCCGGCGTGGTCACCACGCTGGTGGGCCGGGTTACCGCAGTGCCGGTGCCGCAATCCATGGTGATCAACGTCTCGGTGCGGTCCGAGGACGCGGCCAAGGCGGCTCAGTTGACCAACGCCCTGGCCGAGCAATATGTCCTCGATCAGCTGAACTCCAAGTTCGAGGCCACCCGGAGCGCCTCCGTCTGGCTGAACCAGCGCCTGGAGGACCTGCGCAACGCGGTGGCCCAGTCCGAGCGCGCGGTGGCCCAATACCGGGGAAGCTCCGGGCTCATCGACAGCAAGGGCGTGCTGCCCACCCACCAGCAACTGGCCGAGTTGAACACCCAACTGATCCAGACTCAGGGCCGGCGTTCCGAACTGCAGGCCAAGGTCGCCCGGCTCGAGACTCTGATCCGGTCCAACCGGGGCGCCGAGGCGGCCGACGAAATGATCGAGTCGCCTCTGATCCAGCGGCTGCGGGAGCAGGAAACCACCCTGATGCGGGAAATCTCGGATATGTCGACCCGCTATGGCGACATGCATCCGAAGATGATCAAGGGCGTTGCCGAGCTGAACGAGCTGCGGGCCAAGATCAACGTGGAGATTTCCAAGCTCAGTCAGGGTATTCATAATGAATACAATGTGGTCAGGGCTCGTGAATCGGCACTTCTCGATCGCATCCGCCAGTTGGAGGGAACCGTCAAGGAGCAGAACCGGTCGGAGGTCCACCTGCGCGAGTTGGAACGCGAGGCCCAGGCCAACCGGATTCTCTACGAGAACTTCCTCAGCCGCTTTAAGGAAACCTCCGAGCAGGAACAGGTTCAGCAGCCCGACGCCCGCATCATCTCGCGCGCCGTGCGGCCCTATTCGCCGGCCTTTCCCCGCAAAGGCCTAATCCAGTTGGCCATGACCGTCGTCGGTCTGTTGCTGGGAACGATTCTGGCGCTGGTGCTTGAACGGCTGGACAATACCTTCCGTACGCGGGAGGAGCTGGAGGACGTCACCGGACTGCCGGCCATCGGCATGATTCCCTTCGTCGACAAGAAGCCGGTGGCAAAATACCTCATCGACCGTCCGACTTCGGCGTTTGCCGAAGCGTTGCGCGGGCTATGGATCAGTCTTTGCCACAGCGATCCCAACAGTTCGCCCCGGGTTGTGGCCATCACGTCGTCCTTTCCCGGCGAGGGCAAGAGCATGACCGCCCTGTCCCTGGCGCGGACGGTGGCGCTGCTGGGCAGCCGGGTGGTGCTGGTCGATTGCGACCTGCGCCGCTCGTCGGTGGCCAAGCTGCTGGAGATCCAGCCGGAGCACTGCCTGGACGATGTGCTGGGGGGCAAGGTCGAGTTGCGCGCCGCCGTCTTGCGGGACCAGTCCTCGGACCTGGATATCCTGCCGGCCCGCAACATGGACCGGGCACCGCTCGATATGCTGAACTCCGCGGTCATGGAGAATCTGCTCCACACCCTGCGGGGGATCTACGATCTGGTGATCCTGGACTGTCCCCCGGTCATTCCGGTGGCCGAGGCCCAGGTTCTAGGACGGCTGGCCGACAAGACGGTGTTCTGCGTCCTGTGGGACCAGACCCCGCGCGAAGCGGTGGTCAACGCCCTGCGTCAGTTGCGCGATGTCCAGGTCAGTCTGGCCGGCGCCATGCTGACCAAGGTTCACCTCAAGAAGCATGCCCGCTACGGGTATGGCGACATCGGCTATTATTATGGCCGCTACAAGGGCTATTACGCCGATTGA
- a CDS encoding nucleotidyltransferase domain-containing protein: MTEFDRLPPGFRLLCLAARPRRAVPDEAIAACAAAIGDWSQVVAGATSHHVVPLVADLALRPGAAAMPAAVRNDLIGRRDRQVRRCLRQTAELIRLTQAMEASGIRCLALKGVALSQRIHGDPSRRGLGDIDLLVDPLRFDAARTLLAGLGYALDDPRVAASGIERSATAVRDLAFRHAHGHLLELHQRLTQDESLLPFSFETLWQGRRTVPGWTWPVFTLSAEHEGLYLLVHGAEHGWTRLRWIADLAPLFQDEPLYRAAQAQAAALDLGPGITDARILCRHLLEAPSPAGEAEKSRAVIKRHHRWFVAETAWVRPPAPDQVNWYQMRELRLRWGRYTLRRTWKGAASCLLADLSEPVDWHLFNLPPVLRWLYPLLRPLGWLIRRYRARRQPEPVRAGRGGKVPRD, translated from the coding sequence ATGACCGAATTCGACCGCCTGCCTCCGGGCTTCCGCCTGTTGTGCCTGGCGGCACGCCCCCGCCGCGCCGTCCCCGACGAGGCCATCGCCGCGTGCGCCGCCGCCATTGGCGATTGGTCCCAGGTGGTGGCTGGGGCAACAAGCCATCACGTGGTGCCGCTGGTGGCCGATCTGGCCCTGCGACCGGGGGCAGCGGCCATGCCGGCCGCGGTCAGAAACGATCTGATCGGCCGTCGGGACCGGCAGGTCCGGCGCTGCCTGCGGCAAACGGCGGAGTTGATCCGCCTGACCCAGGCCATGGAAGCCAGCGGCATCCGCTGCCTGGCCCTCAAGGGCGTCGCCCTGTCCCAGCGGATCCACGGCGATCCGTCGCGGCGCGGTCTGGGCGATATCGACCTATTGGTGGATCCCCTGCGGTTCGACGCGGCGCGCACGCTGCTGGCCGGGCTCGGATACGCTCTAGACGACCCCAGGGTGGCGGCCAGCGGCATCGAGCGATCCGCCACCGCCGTCCGGGATCTCGCCTTCCGTCATGCCCACGGGCATCTGCTGGAACTGCATCAGCGTCTGACCCAGGACGAAAGCCTGCTGCCCTTTTCGTTCGAAACCTTGTGGCAGGGGCGGCGTACGGTCCCCGGGTGGACATGGCCGGTCTTCACTCTTTCCGCCGAGCACGAGGGGCTTTACCTCCTGGTCCATGGGGCCGAACACGGCTGGACCCGCCTGCGCTGGATCGCCGATCTGGCTCCCCTGTTCCAGGACGAGCCCCTGTACCGGGCTGCACAGGCCCAAGCCGCCGCCTTGGACCTTGGCCCGGGCATTACCGACGCACGGATTCTTTGCCGCCATCTGCTGGAAGCTCCCTCTCCCGCTGGGGAGGCGGAGAAGTCCCGTGCGGTGATCAAGCGCCATCATCGCTGGTTCGTCGCAGAAACGGCCTGGGTCCGTCCCCCGGCGCCCGACCAAGTGAATTGGTACCAGATGCGCGAGCTTCGGCTGCGATGGGGGCGCTACACGCTCCGCCGGACCTGGAAGGGGGCGGCGTCATGCCTGCTGGCCGACCTGTCCGAGCCGGTGGACTGGCACCTCTTCAACCTGCCGCCGGTCCTGCGCTGGCTCTATCCCCTGCTGCGGCCCCTGGGCTGGCTGATCCGCCGCTATCGGGCACGCCGCCAGCCCGAACCGGTCAGGGCGGGCCGTGGAGGTAAGGTTCCTCGGGATTGA
- a CDS encoding O-antigen ligase family protein, translated as MTFTVFVAVLVLAPLPLGSFRPWSGALAATLLGLIATAWALVTLRAPETPGVSARVLALPLALYGAALIWGLVQILPLAPEGWDHPIWAQAEAALGPLPRRISMAPAAGRDALAQLLADGLAFLLAVQMGRSPRRAARLVEALALASGAIALYGLVVYFSGSETIFWLEKWAYRGDLTAVLVNRNHYATLAGLGLLCSVSASLARWEQRGGRECLRGLLGGKDRLTAGLLASGGLTALALPFTHSRAGMAVAVLGLCLLLVLSQQRNWKRLAILLGLTCGAALIAVLEMDERLTELGADVPQRMRVWQLSWELLAERPWLGQGLGAFPDAFQAIRPGSITQIWTQAHNSWLELMVELGAPAACSLFLAAGWAWRRCLVAAVRRHRNRDLPALGAAAGLLVGAHALVDFSPQIPAVAYVLAAMMGVGVAQSWSSRMGSVVE; from the coding sequence ATGACGTTTACGGTGTTTGTCGCGGTGCTGGTGCTGGCTCCGCTGCCTCTGGGCTCGTTCCGACCCTGGAGCGGCGCGCTGGCGGCGACGCTGCTGGGCCTGATCGCCACGGCCTGGGCTCTGGTCACGCTTCGCGCTCCCGAGACACCCGGTGTTTCCGCCCGGGTCCTGGCACTGCCCCTGGCCCTTTACGGCGCCGCGCTGATCTGGGGTCTGGTCCAGATTCTGCCTCTGGCGCCCGAGGGATGGGACCACCCCATCTGGGCGCAGGCCGAGGCAGCACTGGGGCCTTTGCCCCGCAGAATTTCCATGGCCCCGGCGGCCGGGCGCGACGCCCTGGCGCAATTGCTGGCCGATGGGCTGGCATTCCTCCTGGCGGTTCAGATGGGGCGCTCGCCACGCCGGGCCGCCCGTCTGGTCGAAGCGCTGGCTTTGGCCTCGGGTGCCATCGCCCTTTACGGGCTGGTGGTTTATTTTAGCGGCAGCGAAACCATCTTCTGGCTGGAGAAATGGGCCTACCGCGGCGACCTTACCGCGGTCCTGGTCAATCGCAATCACTATGCCACCCTGGCCGGGCTCGGCCTGCTGTGCTCGGTGTCCGCGTCTCTCGCCCGCTGGGAGCAGCGCGGTGGCCGTGAATGCCTGCGCGGCCTTTTGGGCGGCAAGGACCGCCTGACGGCCGGCTTACTGGCCAGCGGCGGGCTCACCGCGCTGGCCCTGCCCTTCACCCATTCCCGGGCGGGCATGGCCGTGGCGGTGTTGGGCCTGTGTCTGCTGCTGGTGCTGAGCCAGCAACGCAACTGGAAACGTCTGGCCATTCTGCTGGGACTGACCTGTGGTGCGGCCCTGATCGCGGTCCTCGAAATGGACGAGCGGCTGACGGAATTGGGTGCCGACGTGCCCCAGCGCATGCGGGTTTGGCAACTCTCGTGGGAATTGCTGGCCGAGCGCCCCTGGCTGGGCCAGGGCCTGGGCGCCTTTCCCGATGCTTTTCAGGCCATCCGGCCGGGCTCGATCACCCAGATCTGGACACAGGCCCATAATTCCTGGCTGGAACTCATGGTGGAGCTGGGCGCACCGGCGGCCTGCAGCCTGTTTCTGGCCGCCGGATGGGCTTGGCGCCGCTGCCTCGTCGCGGCGGTGCGGCGCCACCGGAACCGGGACCTGCCCGCCCTTGGGGCGGCGGCCGGATTGCTGGTAGGCGCCCACGCCCTGGTGGATTTCAGCCCTCAGATTCCCGCCGTTGCCTATGTCCTGGCCGCCATGATGGGAGTGGGAGTCGCCCAGTCCTGGTCCAGCCGGATGGGCTCGGTGGTTGAATGA
- a CDS encoding sulfotransferase domain-containing protein produces MSESGITWVASYPKSGNTWIRCLIASLQAGGAAPRMASLGRFCPNGAARNWLEEILDIPTEDMVPPELAVFRADVYRHLAQSGGETRFVKVHDAYDPRLFPPEATARTVYAVRDPRDVAPSWALHMNVPLDGALDRMEKPDFTLARVNDRYNSQAEQCLTDWSGHVASWLDRAAAQGPLLLIRYEDLLADPITWVGRLAEFLGIAVGDGLIARTVSACRFEALRAAEENEGFSERPPVLERFFRQGRAGAWNEVLTPRQAARIVAAHGAMMRRLGYVSGE; encoded by the coding sequence ATGAGCGAAAGCGGCATCACCTGGGTCGCCTCCTATCCCAAGTCCGGCAATACCTGGATCCGCTGCCTGATTGCCAGCCTGCAGGCTGGAGGCGCAGCGCCTAGGATGGCGTCTCTTGGGCGGTTCTGTCCCAACGGCGCGGCCAGGAACTGGCTGGAAGAGATTCTTGATATCCCGACAGAGGACATGGTGCCGCCGGAACTGGCCGTGTTCCGTGCCGATGTCTACCGCCATCTGGCCCAAAGCGGGGGTGAGACGCGCTTCGTCAAGGTTCACGATGCCTATGATCCTAGGCTGTTCCCGCCGGAGGCGACGGCAAGGACGGTCTATGCCGTTCGCGATCCGCGCGACGTGGCGCCGTCTTGGGCCCTGCATATGAATGTGCCGCTGGATGGCGCCCTGGACCGCATGGAAAAGCCGGACTTCACTCTGGCGCGCGTGAATGACCGGTACAATTCCCAGGCTGAGCAGTGCCTGACGGACTGGTCCGGGCACGTGGCATCCTGGCTGGATCGGGCGGCCGCCCAAGGGCCATTGCTGCTGATTCGCTACGAGGATCTGCTGGCCGATCCCATCACCTGGGTCGGGCGGCTGGCGGAGTTCCTTGGAATTGCCGTTGGGGACGGCCTGATCGCGCGGACTGTTTCCGCCTGCCGCTTCGAGGCGCTGAGGGCCGCCGAGGAAAACGAAGGCTTCAGCGAGAGGCCGCCGGTCCTGGAGCGCTTTTTCCGCCAGGGGCGGGCGGGAGCCTGGAACGAGGTCTTGACCCCCCGGCAGGCGGCCCGCATCGTTGCCGCCCACGGGGCGATGATGCGGCGCCTCGGCTATGTGTCGGGTGAATAG
- a CDS encoding GNAT family N-acetyltransferase, producing the protein MPVPGFHCPQALAAKGYRLVAEAAEHLPFLRGLFAALRQTELAFLPFSDEQKERFVHQQFDMQRRQYLGQYPTTAFWVVGGPDGWVGRFYLAADDRGDVRILDISLAPQYRGQGIGGTLISELQSVLAPLGHGVSLHVEKTNPAQRLYQRLGFRITGDTGLSWRMDWRQAGDSLETA; encoded by the coding sequence ATGCCCGTTCCCGGCTTCCATTGTCCACAGGCACTGGCTGCCAAGGGATACAGACTTGTAGCGGAAGCGGCAGAGCACCTGCCGTTTCTGCGCGGGCTTTTCGCCGCCCTGCGCCAGACCGAACTGGCTTTCCTACCGTTCAGCGACGAGCAGAAGGAACGCTTCGTCCACCAGCAGTTCGACATGCAGCGCCGCCAGTATCTGGGCCAGTATCCCACGACCGCCTTCTGGGTGGTGGGCGGCCCCGACGGCTGGGTCGGCCGGTTCTACCTGGCCGCGGATGACAGGGGGGACGTGCGCATCCTCGACATCAGCCTTGCCCCTCAATATCGGGGGCAAGGCATTGGCGGCACCCTGATCTCGGAGCTTCAGTCGGTTCTGGCTCCACTCGGGCACGGCGTGTCCCTACATGTGGAAAAGACCAATCCCGCTCAACGCCTCTATCAGCGTCTGGGATTTCGCATCACCGGCGATACCGGCCTATCATGGCGCATGGACTGGCGGCAAGCGGGGGACAGTTTGGAAACCGCCTGA
- a CDS encoding phage tail protein: MADAFIGEIRAFPYTFTPENWLLCDGSVYSIGQFQALAAIVGTLYGGNGQTTFAVPNLSGTTSVGQSTLTTQGAPASSLSPVRLGGKGGTETVQLAYSGLPLHNHLIYAESAAYAKTATSYKATPTPGVSYLSRYFETNGTTTPTAVLAYNPVTPTYTNPPPPTTSPSAPVVMSNAMLSPQICNDDPHENRQPYVPMRFCICWNGDWPERP, translated from the coding sequence ATGGCTGACGCTTTTATTGGAGAAATTCGCGCATTTCCCTACACCTTCACCCCCGAAAACTGGCTTCTTTGCGATGGGAGCGTATACTCTATCGGCCAATTCCAGGCTTTGGCGGCCATTGTCGGCACCCTTTATGGCGGCAACGGCCAGACAACCTTTGCCGTTCCGAACCTTAGCGGCACCACTTCCGTGGGACAGAGCACGCTCACGACCCAGGGTGCCCCCGCTTCATCGCTGAGCCCGGTGCGGTTGGGAGGAAAGGGCGGCACCGAGACAGTCCAGCTCGCCTACTCGGGGCTTCCCTTGCACAACCATCTCATCTATGCCGAGTCCGCGGCCTACGCGAAGACGGCGACATCCTACAAGGCGACACCGACCCCCGGCGTCTCCTACCTATCGCGCTATTTCGAGACTAACGGCACAACCACCCCTACCGCCGTGCTGGCCTATAATCCGGTGACTCCGACCTACACCAATCCGCCGCCGCCGACGACGAGCCCCTCAGCCCCCGTCGTCATGAGCAATGCGATGTTGTCGCCGCAGATCTGCAACGACGACCCTCACGAGAATCGCCAGCCCTACGTCCCGATGCGCTTTTGCATCTGCTGGAACGGCGACTGGCCGGAGCGGCCTTAA
- a CDS encoding phage tail protein yields the protein MDSYLGQIILFSGSYAPVNWAVCDGHQLSVSQYPALFSLLGTQFGGNGTTTFGLPDLRSRLAMGFGTGHVDPKASNSAPLTPYGFATNGGVETVTLTQAQIPPHTHTLNASGDPVVSPNPSGGVPASFTDGTHVAYFDTPNPIPSGMTITPKQLGASMVTTAGASQPHENRMPYLGLMYIIRIEGGIFPTKG from the coding sequence ATGGATTCGTATCTCGGTCAGATTATTCTCTTCAGCGGCAGCTATGCCCCCGTCAATTGGGCGGTGTGTGACGGCCACCAGCTGAGCGTCAGCCAATACCCGGCTCTGTTCTCCCTGTTGGGGACCCAGTTCGGTGGCAATGGCACCACCACCTTCGGTTTGCCGGACCTGCGCAGCCGCCTGGCCATGGGCTTCGGCACCGGCCATGTGGACCCCAAGGCGTCCAACAGCGCGCCGCTGACACCGTATGGCTTTGCCACCAATGGCGGCGTCGAGACGGTCACCTTGACCCAAGCCCAAATCCCCCCCCATACCCACACGCTCAATGCCAGTGGCGACCCGGTGGTCAGCCCGAACCCCAGTGGCGGTGTCCCGGCCAGTTTCACCGATGGGACTCATGTGGCCTATTTCGACACCCCGAACCCGATCCCTTCGGGCATGACCATCACCCCCAAGCAGCTTGGTGCCAGTATGGTCACCACGGCGGGGGCATCCCAGCCGCATGAGAACCGCATGCCATATCTTGGCCTCATGTACATCATCCGCATTGAGGGTGGAATTTTCCCCACTAAGGGTTAA